GGACGGGCGCAGGGATCGCAAAGGCCGCATCGCCCCGCAGCAGCGCCGCGAAGCGCGACATATGCGCGGCCTCGGCGGCGTAGTCCGTCTCGGCATGGAGCTGCAACCGCGCCTCCTCGACATAGGGGGCGAGGTCGAAGCCCGCGGGCATCAGGCCCGACATCTTCACAAGGGCCGCGACATTGGCCACGTCGCTGTCGATGCTTCGGGCGACGCCGGGATATTGGACCTTGACCGCGACACCGCGCCCGTCGGCCAAGCAGGCGCGGTGGACCTGACCGATGGAGGCGGCGGCGATGGGGAGCACGTCGAAGGACCGGAGCGTCTGAACCCAGCCGCGCGGCCATTCGGCGTCGAGGACGCGCTTGAGCTGCGCGGGCGGCATCGTGTCGGCCTCGGCCCGCAACCGGGCCATGATGGCCGCCATCTCGGGCGGCAGCAGTTCGCCCGCATCCATCGAGATGAGTTGACCCATCTTCATCGCAGCACCGCGCATCCGCGCCAGCTCGTCGGTGATGCGTCTGAGATTGCCCGGCGTCAGGAGAAGATCGCGCGACGTCGGGCGCCGCCCCCGCGCAAGGTCCGCCGCCCCGCCCATCGCCATGTTGCCCGCGACCCCCGCGACCATGGCACCCAGCCGCGTCATACGCGACAGGCGACCGGCGGGCACGGGGACGGGGCGGCCGAAGGACGGGCGGTCGGGCATGGGGCCTCCTGCAGGATGCCCGTCAGCTAGGCCGCATGCCGGGCCGGGCGAGGTCTATTGCAGGTCGGCGAACGCCGCCTGCATCCGCTCGACCGCCCGCACGACATTCGCCCGCGGCGTCGCGATGTTGAACCGCAGGAAGCTGTCGCCGCCCTTCCCGAAGGTCGGGCCATGGTTCACGGCGATCTTCGCGTCACGCTCGACCCGCGCGGTGAACTCCTCGCGCGCCATACCGGTGCCGGAGAAATCGACCCAGCTGAGATAGGTCGCCTCGAGCGGTACGGAAGCGACGCCGGGGATTGCCGCGATTCCCTCGTCGAACAGCGCCCGGTTGCCGTCGAGATAGACCATCAGGTCGTCCACCCAGGCCGCGCCTTCGGGCGAATAGGCCGCCTTGGCCATCACCAGACCGAACGAATTGGCCGAGATGCCCAGGCCCAGCATCCGGGCCGCGAACTGCGCGCGCAGATGCGGATCGTGGACGATCACGTTGCCCGTATGGCCGCCGGACAGGTTGAAGGTCTTGTTGGTGGAACTCATCATCACAAGCCGGTCCGCGATCCCGTCGATCGCGGCCATCGGGATATGCGTCTGACCCGGATAGACGAGGTCGTGATGGATCTCGTCGGAGACGAGGATCAGGTCGTGGCGCTTGGCGAAGGCGGCGAAGCCCTCGAGCTCGGCGCGCGTCCAGACCCGGCCGTTGGGATTGTGCGGCGAACAGAGGATCATCATCTTCGCGCCCGTGCCCTCGACCTGCGCGTCCCAGGCATCGAAATCCGTCTCGTAGCGCCCATCCGCGAAGGGCATCTCGCATTCCACGACGACGCGCTCGGCCCCGCGGATCACGCGGGCGAAGGCGTGATAAACCGGCGTGAACAGGACCACCCCGTCGCCCGGATCGGTCCAGGTGTCGACGCAGAGCGCCGTGCCGTTGACAAGGCCGTGGGTCGTGAAGATGGCATCCGCGTCGATGCTCCATCCGTGACGTTCCCGCATCCACCAGCGGATCGCCTCGCGGTAGGGGCCGTCGTCGCCGTAATATCCGAGCACACCGTGATCGATCAGGTCGCGCACCGCGGCGGTGATGAAGTCGGGGACACGGAAATCCATGTCGGCGACCCACATGGCAATGCCATCCTCCGCCGGCACGCCGTAGATCTGCTCCATCTTGTCCCACTTCGTGCAGTTGGTGCCGCGACGATCGATGATCTCGTCGAACCGGGGGTCTGCATTCATGTGAGGATCTCCTGGCGGGTTGCGGGGCAGATGTGCCACCGGGCCTCGCCGGTCGCAAGCCGATGATCGAAACCATGGCCTTGCGTTTCAAACGATTTTTCAGTTCGTCCGCGACCTTTGTACGTGCGAAGAACGCTGGCGGCTGGTTCTGCGAGCAAGCGCCCGCGACCTCTGGCTGTACCACCGGCTCGGTGCCGTCGGGTCCGACCCACGCCGAAGCTCACCGTCCATGCGGGCGGCCTTGTCGTCCGCCCTGCGCCCCGAGGTCGATATCGAAGCCTCCGGTCGACGGATCGACACCGCGTTCCGGTTGCGCGACCGGGCCGCGCGGCCTACATCCGCCGACGTGAAACGGCCTATCCTCCTCCACCCCGATCCGCGCCTGAAGAAGGTCGCCGAGCCGGTCCCCGACCTCTCGGACGCGCTCCGCGCGCTGGCCGACGATATGCTCGAGACGATGTACGATGCGCCGGGCATCGGGCTCGCCGCGCCGCAGGTGGGGCAGGGGGTGCGGTTGATCGTGCTCGACTGCATCAAGGAGGAGGGCGAGGCGCCCCGTCCTCTCGTCATGTTCAATCCGAAGATCATCGCCGCCTCGGACGAGATGTCGTCCTACGAGGAAGGCTGCCTGTCGATCCCCGATCAATACGGCGAGGTCACGCGACCGTCCGAGGTGACCGTTAACTGGATCGACCGCGACGGCGCCGAGCGGTCCGAGGACATGGCCGGGCTCTGGTCGACCTGCGTCCAGCACGAGATCGATCATCTCGACGGGACGCTCTTCATCGACCACCTGAAGCCGCTGCGGCGTCAGATGATCACCCGCAAGATGGTCAAGCTGAAGCGCGAGCTGGCCCGTGGCTGAGGTCTTCCGCCCCCGGACGCGCGCGCGGCTGGCGGATGGCGAGGTCTGGGGCGTGCCGGTGAAGATGCACTGGATCGACGCCGCGGGGCAGGACGCTCCTCCAGCGGGCCTTCTGGCCGATGCGTGGCGGGTGGTGGCGGACACGCTGCCCGACGCGATGGCGATCGAGGGCGGGGCCGAGGGCGCGGCCTTCTGCATTCTCCATCGCGGCGAACAGGGCATCTGGCTGCTTATGGATTGGTGGGCGCATGCCGACATCCTCTGCCAGCGGCTTGCCCGCGCGGATGTCGGGGCGACGCTCTTCGAGAGCGTGGACGAGCGCCCGCTTCTCGCCTGCGTCTGGGAACTGGAGGTCATCGAGGCCGAGCGCCTCGCGTGGATCGAGCACATGATGCGACCCTCCCCCAACCTCGCCGCCTGGCGCGCGGCGTGATCCTCGGGATTCGCCTGTATCCCGATCCGGTTCTCGCCGAGATCTGCACGCCGGTGACGGGTGACGTCACGGGGCTGGCCCGCGACATGCTCGACACGATGTATGCCGCACCGGGGCGGGGCCTCGCGGGGCCGCAAATCGGCGTGACCGAACGCATCTTCGTCATGGACGCGACGTGGAAGGAGGGACTGCCCGATCCGCGTGTCTTCGTGAACCCGGTGATCACGGGAACCGAGGGCGAGCAGATAAACGAGGAGGGATGCCTCTCGATCCCCGACACGCCGCGACGTGTCCTGCGCCCCCGGCGCGTCGTGCTGGAATTCGACGGCCCGGGCGGCATCCGTCGCGAGGAGGCGTTCGAGGGCTTCGCCGCCGCCTGCGTCGCGCACGAGATGGACCATCTCGACGGCATCCTGATCCTCGACCATCCCGAGGCTCCGGAATGAGTGGCTTCGTCCCTTGGCCCGACCCTCGGCTGCGTACGAAAGCGGCCCCGGTCGGAACGGTCGATGACGAGGTGCGCGCGATCTGGCAGCGGATGCTCGATGCGATGTACGCGATGCCGGGCGTCGGGCTGGCCGCGCCGCAGATCGGCATCCTGCGGCGGATCGCCGTGGTCGATGCGGGCGAGGGGCCGATCCGGCTGGCCGATCCGATCGTGCTCCATTCGAGCGTCGAGATGCGCGAGCACGACGAGGCCTCCCCGAACCTCCCCGGCGTGTCGGCCCGGGTGAAGCGGCCCCGCGCGGTCACCGTTACCTATCTCGACGAGACCGGCACGCGGGTCCGCCGCGATTTTGTGAAGCTGGAGGCGACGAGCGTGCAGCATCAGATCGACCACCTGGACGGTCGGATGTACTTCGACCGGCTCAGCCGGACGAAGCGCGACATGCTGCTTCGGAAGGCGCGCAAGGCGTGACGGTCCTATGCGCCCACCGCCCGCTGCCATGCGCCCGCCGGCGGGTTCCGGCGCGTCCGCTGTCGCGCCCGCCCGCGGCAGGCCCGGCGCGCCCCGCCGGTCCCTCGCCCTACCTCGCCCCGACACCTGACTTCGGAGAGATCGCCGCATGAGGATCGTGTTCATGGGCACACCGGATTTCGCCGTGCCGGTGCTGGACGCGCTGGCCGGGGCCGGGCACGAGATCGCCTGTGCCTACACCCAGCCGCCCCGTCCTGCCGGGCGCGGCAAGAAGGATCGACCCTCGCCGGTGCAGGTCCGGGCCGAGGCTCTGGGGATCGAGGTCCGCGCGCCGCGCTCGCTTCGGGACGAGGCCGCGCAGGCCGACTTCGCGGCCCTCGATGCCGATGTCGCGGTCGTCGTCGCCTACGGTCTAATCCTGCCGCAGCCCGTCCTCGACGCGCCGCGCCTCGGCTGCATCAACGTCCACGCCTCGCTCCTGCCGCGCTGGCGCGGGGCGGCGCCGATCCACCGCGCGATCATGGCGGGCGACGCGCGCACAGGCGTGTGCATCATGGCGATGGAGGCGGGGCTCGACACCGGGCCGGTCCTGATGCGCGAGGGCACCGACATCGCCCCCTCCGACACCAGCGGCGACCTGCACGAGCGTCTGGCGGAAATGGGCGCGCGGCTGGCCGTCGCGACCTTGCCGCAGATCGAACGCCTTTCGCCCGTGATCCAGCCCGAGGACGGCGTCAGCTACGCCGCCAAGATCGACAAGTCCGAGGCCGCGCTCAACTGGAGCTGGGGCGCGGATGTCGTCCGCCGCCAGATCAACGGTCTGTCGCCCTTTCCCGGCGCCTACGTCACGCGCGACGGCGCGCGCCTGAAGCTGCTGCGCGCCGCACCCGCGCGCGCCGTGGCCGAACCGGGATGCGTGGCCGACGCGCCGGGCCTCGTGATCGGCACCGGCGACGGCGCGGTCGAACTGCTCGAGGTGCAACCGGCCGGGCGCGGCCCGGTTTCGGGCGCCGATTTCCGAAACGGCGCGCGGCTGGCACCCGGCGACCCGCTGGAGGGCTGAGCATGTTTCCCACCCTGATCGGAACCGTCGTGATCGCGGGCATCGTCGGCTACATCTCCGAACGCTCGGGTTTCACCCATAACGGCTACCTGCAGAGCATCATCATCTGCATCGGCGGCGCGTTCCTGATGTATTTCGTGACGCTGATGTTCGGGATCGGGTTCCGCTCCTCGGGGCTCAATGCCATCGCGGCGTCGATCGGCGCGCTGATCATCGTGCCCTTCCACTGGCGGCGCTGACGCCCGCGCGACGCAGGGCTTTTCGCGCGTGCCCGCGCGTGATCCTCTGGCCGCCATGGATCACGACGTCATCATCGTGGGCGCGGGCACGGCCGGCTGCCTTCTGGCCAACCGCCTGAGCGCCGATCCCGCCACCCGCGTCCTTCTGGTCGAGGCGGGCGGGCGCGACACCTACCCGTGGATCCACGTCCCGGCCGGGTATCTCTACACCATGAACAACCCGCGCACCGACTGGTGCCTCCGGACGGCGCCGGTGCCGGGGCTGGCCGGGCGCGCGCTGGCCTATCCGCGGGGCCGCGTCCTCGGCGGCTGCAGCAGCATCAACGGCATGATCTACATGCGCGGGCAGGCCGCCGACTGGGACGGTTGGGCGCAGGCCGGGCATCGCGGCTGGGGCTGGGACGACATGCTGCCCCACTTCAAGCGGCACGAAGCGCATGTCGACGGCGGCGACGAGATGCATGGCGGGACGGGCGAGCTGGCCATCGACCGCCAGCGGCTGCACTGGCCGATCCTCGACGCCGTGCGCGACGCGATGGTGGCCACAGGCGTGCCGGAGACGCGCGACTTCAATCGCGGCGACAACGAGGGCGTGGGCTACTACCAGGTGACGCAGCGGGGCGGGCGCAGGCTTTCGGCGGCGGGCGCATTTCTCAAGCCCGCGCAGGGCCGTGCGAATCTCGCCATCTCGGTCGGCGCGCAGGTCGCGCGTGTGGTGATCGAGGGCGGCATCGCGCGCGGCATCGAACTCATGGACGGGCGGCGGATCGGGGCGGCCCGCGTGATCCTGAGCGCGGGGTCCATCGGCTCGCCGCACCTGCTGGAGCTTTCGGGCGTGGGGGACGGCGACCGGCTTCAGGCCCTCGGGATCGAGACGCGTCACCACAACCCGGCCGTCGGCGCCGAGTTGCAGGACCACCTCCAGATGCGACCGGTCTTTCGCGTCCGCGGCGCCGAGACGCTGAACGATCGCGCCGCGACGCTGATGGGCAAGGCGCGGATCGCGCTGGAATATGCGCTGCGGCGGCGCGGGCCGCTGTCGATGGCGCCCTCGCAGCTTGGCGCCTTCCTGCGGTCCGGCCCCGAGGTCGCGACGGCGGATCTGCAATACCACTTCCAGCCGCTCAGCCTCGAAGCCTTCGGCGAGGCCCTCGACCCGTTTCCCGCCGTCACCGCCAGCGTCTGCAACCTGCGGCCGCGGTCGCGCGGCCATGTCCGCGCCGTCAGCCCCGATCCCGCGACCCCGCCCGAGATCCAGCCGAACTACCTCGCCGACGAGGCCGACCGCATCGTCGCCATGCGCGCGATGGAGCGGACCCGCGCCCTCTTCCGCGCAGCACCGCTGGCGCCGTTCCAGCCCGAAGAGGTCCGCCCCGGCGACGTCCATACCGAACGCGAGGCGCTTCTGACCGAGGTCGCGCGCAACGCGTCGAGCATCTTCCACCCCGTCGGCACCTGCGGCATGGGGCGCGTCGTCGACGACCGGCTGGCGGTGATCGGGGTCGGCGGGCTGCATGTCGTGGATGCCAGCGTCATGCCGTCGATCGTATCGGGCAACACCAACGCGCCGACCCTCGCCATCGCCGAAAAGGCCGCGGCGATGATGACGGCGTGAGGACGCGGTCAGCGCTCGGTGTGGCGCGCGTCGATCTCGTCATGGGCGGCGATGATCTCGGCGGGCCAGGTCGACTTGATATAGGCAAGCGTCGCGGCGATCTCCTCGTCGGACAAGACGTCGCCGAAGCCTTGCATCGCGCTCCTGTAGCCGCCACCGACCAACTCCTCCGACCCAAGCCGCGTGATCGCAATCAACATCTCGGACGGATGGTGCCAGGTGTGACCGTTCTCGTCATGCGGGGGCGCGGGCAGAAGACCGTCCGCATCGCGAACGCGCCAGTCGGGTTGCCCTTCGAGGTCGGCGCCGTGGCAAGCGGCGCATTGCGCGTCGTAGATGACCTCTCCGCGCGCGACGACCTCCGGGTCGTCATACGCCAGCCGCGACCCCGCATCGACATCGGCCGGGACCGGGCGGAGCAGGAAGGCCGCGACCGCCGCGGCGGCGGCAAGGGCGATCAACAGAAGGCGGCGGGGCATGGCGATCTCCGGGTCAGGTGCGCGGCGCATCGCAACCTTCCCGCAGGGGAGGGGAAGTCACGACACCGTGAGCGGTGCCCGTCGCTTTACCCGATGCCGCGCATTGCCTACATCCCGAAGGGACCGACGGAGCGCCGCGATGAGTAAGCCCCCACTGACCCTCTACATGGCCGCGCCGCGCGGGTTCTGCGCGGGCGTCGACCGGGCCATCAAGATCGTCGAGATGGCGCTCGAGAAGTGGGGCGCGCCGGTCTATGTGCGCCACGAGATCGTGCACAACAAGTTCGTGGTCGACGGGTTGCGCGACAAGGGCGCGGTCTTCGTCGAGGAGCTGGACGACTGCCCCCCCGACCGCCCCGTGATCTTCAGCGCGCATGGCGTGCCGAAGGCGGTTCCGGCCGAGGCCGCAGCGCGCGAGATGCTCTTCGTCGACGCGACCTGCCCCTTGGTCTCCAAGGTCCATATCGAGGCCGCGCGGCATTCCGAGGCGGGGCTCCAGATGGTGATGATCGGCCATGCCGGCCATCCCGAAACCATCGGTACGATGGGCCAGTTGCCGCCGGGCGAGGTGCTGCTGGTCGAGACGCCCGAGGATGTCGCGACGCTCACGCCCCGCGATCCCGACCGGCTGGCCTTCATCACGCAGACGACGCTCTCGGTCGATGACACGGCCGAGGTCGTGGCCGCCCTCAAGGCCCGCTTCCCGGCGATCGTGGGTCCGCACAAGGAAGACATCTGCTACGCCACGACCAACCGGCAGGAGGCCGTGAAGGCCATGGCGCCCAAGGTCGACGCGATGCTGGTGGTCGGGGCCCCGAACTCCTCGAACTCAAAGCGGTTGGTCGAGGTCGGGGCGCGGGCAGGCTGCGGCTACGCGCAACTCGTGCAGCGGGCCTCCGACATCGACTGGCGCGCACTCGACGGCATCGCATCGGTCGGCATCACCGCAGGCGCGAGTGCGCCCGAGATCCTCATCGAGGAAGTCGTGCAGGCCTTCCGCGACCGCTACGACGTCACCGAGGACCAGGTTGTCACCGCCGAAGAGAACGTCGAGTTCAAGGTGCCCCGCGTGCTGCGCCAGGCGGGCTGAGGGTCGGGCGCGCGGAGCCTCACGCGCACCTCGCCGAGCCGTGACGGAACGTGGTTTGAACGTGTGGGGCGGGTGCGACATCTTGTCTGGCAAGAGCTCTGGCATCCCGCCGGGCACATCCCAGGAAAGGCACCTGCCATGCCCTATTCGCTTTGCATCCCCGCGCTCCTTCTCGGCGCGCTGCTTCTGACCACCATCGCCGTCCCGACGGTCTCCGTCCTCGCCGGAGCGCAGGCCCCGGCCGTGCGCATCGACATGCTGATGTGACGTCGTTCCCGGTTCTCGCCGCCCCCCGGCGGGGACCGGTAATGCCCGACCCGCCTAGCGCTCGCAGGCGATGCCATCGCCGTCGCGATCCAGACGATACTCGTCCCAACCCACGACCCGGACCGGCCCACGGACGTAATAGGGCCCGTTCCCGCTGCCGCCGGCACAGTCGACATCGCTGACGCCCGCCGGCACGCAGACCAGCTCGTAGCTGCTGTGACAGGACTGCGCGACCGTGCCGCCGAGCGGGATCGCGGCGAAGATCGTGGCCACAGCCATGCGTGCGAAGTTCATATTCATTAACGATTAGTTAATGGCGCGCGCGGGGCCAGAGAAGAGAGCCGTCGCGGATCGCTTGGAAACGAGCTGTTAACCATTTCCAGACGGTGCCGACGAGTTCACCCCGAAGAACCGCACCGCCAGAGGCCCGACTGCATCGCCCTGGATCGCGCTTACACCGCCGCGAACCGGCGCGGGGTTCCACGCCGCCGCGCCCCGTGGCATCCCGGCCCCATGTTCGAAGCACCGATCCCCCGATCCGCCCTGATCCTCGGCCTCGCCGGTCTGCTGCCGTTCTTCTGGGGCGTGGTCACGATGTTCGTCCCCGCCGCATACGCGCTGACCTACGAGTGGCTCGGCGGGCGGTTCGTGGCGCCGTTCGTTGGCCTGCAATACGGCACCATCATCCTGTCTTTCATGTCCGGCGTGCTCTGGGGCTTCGCGACCCGCGCCGAAGGGTCGGTCGCGGCCACGGGCTACGCGCTGTCGACGCTGCCCGCGCTTTGGGCGTTCTTCATGGTCGGCGGGGGTCCCGTCACGGCGGCCATCGCGCTGATCGCAGGGTTCGTCGGCCTCCTCGGGCTGGACTGGCTCTTCTGGAACCAGGGGCTCGCGCCGCGCTGGTGGATGGCGCTCCGGCTCCTTCTCACCACCGGGGTCGTGGCCTGCCTTCTGCCGGTGGCGCTGTGACCGACCGCGAAACCATCGCGGTCTACGACGCCAAGGCGGAGGCCTATGCCGATGCCTTCGGCGGCCCCGTGCCCCGCGATCTCGAGGAATTCGCGCGCCACCTGCCGTCCGGCGGTCGCGTGCTCGACCTCGGATGCGGCCCCGGCGCGATGGCCGGATGGCTGGCTGACAAGGGTTTCGCGGTCGAGGCCTGGGACGCCTCCGCCGAGATGGTCGGCCGGGCAGGGCTTTGGCCCGGAGTCGAGGCGCGGCAAGCCAGCTTCTCGGACCTGATGGCCGATGACGCCTTCGACGGCATCTGGGCGAGCTTTTCGCTGCTTCACGCCCGGCGCGCCGACCTGCCCGATCTGATCGCCCGCATCGCCCGCGCCTGCCGTCCAGGCGGCACCGTCTACGTCGCCATGAAGATCGGGACGGGCGAGGGGCGCGACGCTCTCGGGCGCTTCTACTCCTACGTCA
This portion of the uncultured Jannaschia sp. genome encodes:
- a CDS encoding AarF/ABC1/UbiB kinase family protein, whose translation is MPDRPSFGRPVPVPAGRLSRMTRLGAMVAGVAGNMAMGGAADLARGRRPTSRDLLLTPGNLRRITDELARMRGAAMKMGQLISMDAGELLPPEMAAIMARLRAEADTMPPAQLKRVLDAEWPRGWVQTLRSFDVLPIAAASIGQVHRACLADGRGVAVKVQYPGVARSIDSDVANVAALVKMSGLMPAGFDLAPYVEEARLQLHAETDYAAEAAHMSRFAALLRGDAAFAIPAPVPEWSTPRILTMTYLDGAPLDALETADQTTRDRVATRLIALLLRELFEFGLIQTDPNLANYRYNAAADRLILLDFGATRALQPGIVADYADLMRAGLAGNAERVDAVARRIGFYDAETAPADAARIRVMMEMVFAPLRGETYDFGDRAIMQRLRAEGLALGESGFVPPPLPIDALFLQRKLAGLFLIAAKLRARVPVAKLLATHLPDA
- a CDS encoding MalY/PatB family protein — its product is MNADPRFDEIIDRRGTNCTKWDKMEQIYGVPAEDGIAMWVADMDFRVPDFITAAVRDLIDHGVLGYYGDDGPYREAIRWWMRERHGWSIDADAIFTTHGLVNGTALCVDTWTDPGDGVVLFTPVYHAFARVIRGAERVVVECEMPFADGRYETDFDAWDAQVEGTGAKMMILCSPHNPNGRVWTRAELEGFAAFAKRHDLILVSDEIHHDLVYPGQTHIPMAAIDGIADRLVMMSSTNKTFNLSGGHTGNVIVHDPHLRAQFAARMLGLGISANSFGLVMAKAAYSPEGAAWVDDLMVYLDGNRALFDEGIAAIPGVASVPLEATYLSWVDFSGTGMAREEFTARVERDAKIAVNHGPTFGKGGDSFLRFNIATPRANVVRAVERMQAAFADLQ
- the def gene encoding peptide deformylase produces the protein MKRPILLHPDPRLKKVAEPVPDLSDALRALADDMLETMYDAPGIGLAAPQVGQGVRLIVLDCIKEEGEAPRPLVMFNPKIIAASDEMSSYEEGCLSIPDQYGEVTRPSEVTVNWIDRDGAERSEDMAGLWSTCVQHEIDHLDGTLFIDHLKPLRRQMITRKMVKLKRELARG
- a CDS encoding peptide deformylase, coding for MILGIRLYPDPVLAEICTPVTGDVTGLARDMLDTMYAAPGRGLAGPQIGVTERIFVMDATWKEGLPDPRVFVNPVITGTEGEQINEEGCLSIPDTPRRVLRPRRVVLEFDGPGGIRREEAFEGFAAACVAHEMDHLDGILILDHPEAPE
- the def gene encoding peptide deformylase — its product is MSGFVPWPDPRLRTKAAPVGTVDDEVRAIWQRMLDAMYAMPGVGLAAPQIGILRRIAVVDAGEGPIRLADPIVLHSSVEMREHDEASPNLPGVSARVKRPRAVTVTYLDETGTRVRRDFVKLEATSVQHQIDHLDGRMYFDRLSRTKRDMLLRKARKA
- the fmt gene encoding methionyl-tRNA formyltransferase; the encoded protein is MRIVFMGTPDFAVPVLDALAGAGHEIACAYTQPPRPAGRGKKDRPSPVQVRAEALGIEVRAPRSLRDEAAQADFAALDADVAVVVAYGLILPQPVLDAPRLGCINVHASLLPRWRGAAPIHRAIMAGDARTGVCIMAMEAGLDTGPVLMREGTDIAPSDTSGDLHERLAEMGARLAVATLPQIERLSPVIQPEDGVSYAAKIDKSEAALNWSWGADVVRRQINGLSPFPGAYVTRDGARLKLLRAAPARAVAEPGCVADAPGLVIGTGDGAVELLEVQPAGRGPVSGADFRNGARLAPGDPLEG
- a CDS encoding GMC family oxidoreductase, with the protein product MDHDVIIVGAGTAGCLLANRLSADPATRVLLVEAGGRDTYPWIHVPAGYLYTMNNPRTDWCLRTAPVPGLAGRALAYPRGRVLGGCSSINGMIYMRGQAADWDGWAQAGHRGWGWDDMLPHFKRHEAHVDGGDEMHGGTGELAIDRQRLHWPILDAVRDAMVATGVPETRDFNRGDNEGVGYYQVTQRGGRRLSAAGAFLKPAQGRANLAISVGAQVARVVIEGGIARGIELMDGRRIGAARVILSAGSIGSPHLLELSGVGDGDRLQALGIETRHHNPAVGAELQDHLQMRPVFRVRGAETLNDRAATLMGKARIALEYALRRRGPLSMAPSQLGAFLRSGPEVATADLQYHFQPLSLEAFGEALDPFPAVTASVCNLRPRSRGHVRAVSPDPATPPEIQPNYLADEADRIVAMRAMERTRALFRAAPLAPFQPEEVRPGDVHTEREALLTEVARNASSIFHPVGTCGMGRVVDDRLAVIGVGGLHVVDASVMPSIVSGNTNAPTLAIAEKAAAMMTA
- a CDS encoding cytochrome c, whose product is MPRRLLLIALAAAAAVAAFLLRPVPADVDAGSRLAYDDPEVVARGEVIYDAQCAACHGADLEGQPDWRVRDADGLLPAPPHDENGHTWHHPSEMLIAITRLGSEELVGGGYRSAMQGFGDVLSDEEIAATLAYIKSTWPAEIIAAHDEIDARHTER
- the ispH gene encoding 4-hydroxy-3-methylbut-2-enyl diphosphate reductase, with product MSKPPLTLYMAAPRGFCAGVDRAIKIVEMALEKWGAPVYVRHEIVHNKFVVDGLRDKGAVFVEELDDCPPDRPVIFSAHGVPKAVPAEAAAREMLFVDATCPLVSKVHIEAARHSEAGLQMVMIGHAGHPETIGTMGQLPPGEVLLVETPEDVATLTPRDPDRLAFITQTTLSVDDTAEVVAALKARFPAIVGPHKEDICYATTNRQEAVKAMAPKVDAMLVVGAPNSSNSKRLVEVGARAGCGYAQLVQRASDIDWRALDGIASVGITAGASAPEILIEEVVQAFRDRYDVTEDQVVTAEENVEFKVPRVLRQAG
- a CDS encoding excalibur calcium-binding domain-containing protein is translated as MNFARMAVATIFAAIPLGGTVAQSCHSSYELVCVPAGVSDVDCAGGSGNGPYYVRGPVRVVGWDEYRLDRDGDGIACER
- a CDS encoding DUF3429 domain-containing protein produces the protein MFEAPIPRSALILGLAGLLPFFWGVVTMFVPAAYALTYEWLGGRFVAPFVGLQYGTIILSFMSGVLWGFATRAEGSVAATGYALSTLPALWAFFMVGGGPVTAAIALIAGFVGLLGLDWLFWNQGLAPRWWMALRLLLTTGVVACLLPVAL
- a CDS encoding bifunctional 2-polyprenyl-6-hydroxyphenol methylase/3-demethylubiquinol 3-O-methyltransferase UbiG; amino-acid sequence: MTDRETIAVYDAKAEAYADAFGGPVPRDLEEFARHLPSGGRVLDLGCGPGAMAGWLADKGFAVEAWDASAEMVGRAGLWPGVEARQASFSDLMADDAFDGIWASFSLLHARRADLPDLIARIARACRPGGTVYVAMKIGTGEGRDALGRFYSYVTEPELTGWLTDAGLTLGPVRTGRAKGLAGTLDRYITVIAHA